The genomic DNA TCCCTCTCCCACGGGAGAGGGACTTTCACCTCCTTCTCCCTTCGACTTCGCTCAGGACAGCGCCTGTGGGAGAAGGGGGCAGGGGGATGAGGGCGTAACCGTTGGATAAATAGGAAAATGTTATAGTTGGTCTTTAATTTTCCATTGCCCATTGTCTATTGTCCCTTGTCCCTTGTCTACTTGAAAGATTATGATTTTGGCTAATCTGGTGCGATCGCGCTGCTCTAATCTCTCTCAACACATCGATTTTCCGGTGATCTTGTGGTCGGGTGCGCCGAGTCCCCGCAATTTTCCGGCTAATATTTATCCGTTTCGCGCCAATAGTCATTTTCTCTATTTTGCCGGTCTCTCCATTCCCCGTGCTGCCATTCGTCTCTACCAGGGCAAGCTAGAATTATTTATGGACGATCCTGCCCCTGGTTCGGTCTTGTGGCATGGCCCGGAACCGACGGGCGCTCAATGGGCAGAACAAATCGGCGCGGATGCTCATTATCCCTGGTCTGCTTTGGCTCAGAGGGCGAAGGATGCAGCGACGCTACCGGTGCAGGATTGGGCAACTCGCCAGCAACAAGAGCAGATTTTAGGCCGTTCTCTGTCTCCTTTGGAGGGGGAAGATCTAGAGTTGGCGAGGGCGGTGGTTGAGTTGCGTTTGTGCCAGGATGAAGGGGCGTTATCGGAAATTCGGCAAGCGGTGCAGGTGAGTGTAGAGGCGCATTTAGCGGGGATGCGGGGGACGGCTCAGGCGAAAACGGAGGCTCAGGTGCGATCGCTCATTGAAGGGGTATTTATTGCCCATGAAATGACCCCAGCTTACACGAGTATTGTCACCGTTCATGGGGAAATTCTACATCATGACCGCTCCCCCCATGCCTTGAAGTCTGGCGATTTATTGCTGGTGGATGCCGGAGCGGAAACCCTGGGAGGATGGGCTTCTGATATTACTCGCACTTGGCCGGTGAATGGCCGGTTTTCGCCGACG from Roseofilum capinflatum BLCC-M114 includes the following:
- a CDS encoding aminopeptidase P family protein, coding for MILANLVRSRCSNLSQHIDFPVILWSGAPSPRNFPANIYPFRANSHFLYFAGLSIPRAAIRLYQGKLELFMDDPAPGSVLWHGPEPTGAQWAEQIGADAHYPWSALAQRAKDAATLPVQDWATRQQQEQILGRSLSPLEGEDLELARAVVELRLCQDEGALSEIRQAVQVSVEAHLAGMRGTAQAKTEAQVRSLIEGVFIAHEMTPAYTSIVTVHGEILHHDRSPHALKSGDLLLVDAGAETLGGWASDITRTWPVNGRFSPTQRAVYEVVLAAHDRCIAQVKPGREYEEIHLEGALAMAEGLVDLGILTGNPESLVEQDAHALFFPHGIGHLLGLDVHDMEDLGDLAGYAPGRNRSDRFGLQFLRLNRPLKSGMVVTIEPGFYQVPAILNNPQFRAQYDRVVNWEKLSQFSDVRGIRIEDDVLVTDQGSEVLTVQLPTAPDQIEQAIVE